From a single Aspergillus puulaauensis MK2 DNA, chromosome 2, nearly complete sequence genomic region:
- a CDS encoding type I iterative PKS (COG:I;~EggNog:ENOG410PG86;~InterPro:IPR016036,IPR032088,IPR016035,IPR030918, IPR016039,IPR018201,IPR042104,IPR014030,IPR014031, IPR001227,IPR029058,IPR006162,IPR014043,IPR020806, IPR020807,IPR001031,IPR020841,IPR009081,IPR036736;~PFAM:PF00550,PF02801,PF00698,PF00975,PF14765, PF00109,PF16073;~SMCOG1093:Beta-ketoacyl synthase;~antiSMASH:Cluster_2.17;~go_function: GO:0004315 - 3-oxoacyl-[acyl-carrier-protein] synthase activity [Evidence IEA];~go_function: GO:0016740 - transferase activity [Evidence IEA];~go_function: GO:0016746 - transferase activity, transferring acyl groups [Evidence IEA];~go_function: GO:0016788 - hydrolase activity, acting on ester bonds [Evidence IEA];~go_function: GO:0031177 - phosphopantetheine binding [Evidence IEA];~go_process: GO:0006633 - fatty acid biosynthetic process [Evidence IEA];~go_process: GO:0009058 - biosynthetic process [Evidence IEA]): protein MSRPNQPQERHLVLLGDQTSNVSSLAKRLLLDAPQSVHQSDFVRDTSTTLSGLSDRLRPFHRENLPRFGTVHALATIYHDSNGACHPAIASTLLAIVQFLQLFRYYEGRARRPENHDEISVVGLCTGSLVAAAYAACASLDDLKALAVPTVSIAFQMGLQAATASSMLHEQGTPLESWSTAISKMTEDEVLSALKVYDAGGLLSLRHRCFISAVGLNSVTVSGSPPALSRFTESLTKSEPGKRLRELPIYGAYHASHIHGVLDFPSFLNRAGVDPEFLASFQTRKTLLCPLTGRPVNAPNALGLFKSVVHHTLQAPLRFDLVVDECVAQIQANGTTSITLDVVGPTTAAEGISSALRSRTEAAVVTRDLIALESRRDQFQPSGAYNNAPLAIVGVSGRFPGAESAEELWSILEAGLDMHRVIPKDRFDADKHVDPSGKAKNTSWTPYGCFIDRPGDFDPRFFNMSPKEAVQTDPMQRLALVTAYEALEMSGYVANRTRSTALNRIGTFYGQTSDDYRDVNASQDIGTYFITGGIRAFGPGRINYYFKFEGPSFSVDTACSSSLAAIQLGCTSLWSGDCDTAVAGGLSVLTSPDLFSGLSRGQFLSQTGSCKTFDNAADGYCRADGVGTVVIKRLGDAELDNDNILAVILGAATNHSAQAISITHPHAGTQSNLYREILQQSGVDPFDVGYIEMHGTGTQAGDGTEMRSVTDVFAPARPARPANNPLYVGAIKANIGHGEASSGVASLIKSILMFKTGFIPPHVGIKHEVNKGFPDLEARNVRIALDKTPLPAPRGPKRTVLVNNFSAAGGNTALLIQEPPKPGTREKEDLRPSHAVTVSGHTASALTNNLENLITHITGNPDIVPGDLSYTTTARRSHHAFRFTVAEPTTERIRVALQNKRGLTPSNALLSTQKRSVIFAFTGQGATYPSLGQELYATSPQFRADISLFDGIARQQGYPSFLSLVDGSISDISQLSAIQTQVGLVSVQIALSRLWRSWGVKPTAVIGHSLGEYAALQVSGVLSISDAIFLVGHRARLLETRCRPHTHSMLAVSGTSAALQPLLATFSEDVQVACSNSPRETVFAGRREVIDDLDVHLSGAKIRCTKLQVPFAFHSAQVDPILDDLEEVARAINFGAPQIPILSSFLGRPLGVDDGIDATYIRQHCRHTVQFASAVEIAQDRGLVNETSVFIEIGPHPICLGMIRDVLGDSHLKLPTLRRKDSPWKVIASGLASLHDQGFSINWSEYHRDFDHTHRLLTLPAYAFDNKRYWADYRNDWTLRKGDALPALEPSNKGVEEPPKKLSGSVHRVVKEDYSASDPIAIFETDLWDPKLHAAVSGHRVNGAALCPSSIYADVAQTIAHHIQQQKQSGIDLSGLNVTSMEVVQPLIIKAPRQDENRILRVTAHIDKASKAVRLEYASTTPDRKAATKHANCVVVFGSQEKWLRRWSHSLHLVQGHINELEKKATRGEVSKVTSRLAYRLFSSLVDYAPEYQRMSQVLLASSLYEASAAVSLDDRGDDALFQCSPYWIDSLAHLSGFVMNGNENINYQEAVYISHGWESMRFARPLVSGGQYQTYVRMLPADKTMFGGDVWILHEGEIVGLIEDLRFQRVPRTVLDMLLPPAAVKAASNRKPPQPTVPKPQTSIPKAKSSPIQEVERQVGQSAGSLLDLIAEELGLPASEISPEDNLTALGLDSLMALTIVGRLREAFDIDLSHSEFLELSTASQLLGFLNREYGLLRVESNAVSAGHPSDHNAPYSSSPSSASSLIEVPTPDSTVDDTIRLVRSVILEETGLAEDELEVTADLGSLGIDSLMSLTVLGKLREEGVQLPMDFFLQNLTMNEVSRALVGGNDDLRPEAIAVSTDERRPEAKSILLQRRANPATNKKLFLFPDGSGSPTSYAALEQLHADFDVYGLVCPFVNDSARYTTGIEDVVRIYLSAIRSHSPSGPYHLGGWSVGGVLAYEASKQLIEAGEDVHDLILIDAPCPTVLPPMSASLIEFLNSIGVLDQVQSDGARTPDTKRQLVLDHFDATVKNLGSYDPARSPLPAHSSPRTSIIWAQEGVCNGLSDPRLKANPSLAADATASWILDKRTDFGTRGWESLVSPKDIAFFSVPGNHFTMMQPANIGELSKQLQLSLASANS, encoded by the exons ATGTCTCGGCCAAACCAGCCCCAAGAACGTCACCTGGTTCTCCTCGGAGACCAGACTTCCAATGTTTCCTCGCTGGCGAAGAGACTATTGTTAGACGCCCCTCAGAGTGTCCATCAGAGCGATTTTGTTCGAGACACAAGCACCACGCTCAGCGGCTTGAGTGATCGACTGCGTCCGTTTCACCGCGAAAATCTCCCACGCTTTGGCACCGTTCATGCTCTGGCCACGATATACCACGACAGTAACGGGGCTTGTCATCCAGCCATTGCCAGCACTCTTCTGGCAATTGTACAGTTCTTGCAGCTCTTTCGATATTATGAAGGAAGGGCTCGTCGACCAGAAAATCACGATGAGATCTCCGTCGTGGGCCTTTGCACTGGATCCCTCGTTGCAGCAGCATACGCCGCCTGCGCTTCTCTTGATGATCTCAAAGCTCTAGCTGTCCCTACCGTGTCCATCGCGTTTCAGATGGGGTTGCAGGCTGCAACTGCCAGCAGCATGTTGCACGAGCAAGGCACACCATTGGAGAGCTGGTCAACGGCCATCTCGAAAATGACCGAAGATGAAGTGCTCTCGGCTCTGAAGGTGTACGACGCCGGTGGTCTTTTGTCCCTTCGCCACCGATGCTTTATCAGTGCCGTTGGCCTCAACAGCGTCACCGTCAGTGGATCGCCACCGGCCTTGTCTCGGTTCACGGAGAGCTTGACCAAGTCCGAGCCCGGGAAAAGGCTCAGAGAACTGCCGATCTACGGGGCATACCACGCCTCACACATCCACGGCGTTCTGGACTTCCCCAGCTTCCTCAACCGCGCGGGCGTTGACCCGGAATTCTTGGCTAGCTTCCAGACGAGGAAGACCCTCCTTTGTCCATTGACAGGACGACCGGTCAATGCGCCAAATGCCCTGGGTCTATTCAAAAGCGTCGTGCATCACACGTTGCAAGCACCTTTGCGGTTCGACCTGGTGGTTGACGAGTGCGTCGCCCAAATCCAAGCAAACGGCACCACCTCTATCACGCTGGACGTGGTAGGACCAACCACAGCTGCCGAGGGCATTTCATCAGCACTGAGATCAAGAACTGAAGCGGCTGTAGTTACCCGAGACTTGATCGCTCTTGAATCGCGGAGGGACCAATTCCAGCCATCGGGAGCCTACAACAATGCCCCCCTGGCCATTGTTGGTGTGTCGGGCAGATTCCCCGGGGCAGAAAGCGCCGAAGAGTTGTGGAGTATTTTGGAGGCCGGCCTTGACATGCATCGAGTG ATCCCCAAGGACCGATTTGATGCCGACAAGCATGTCGACCCCAGCGGGAAGGCAAAGAACACCAGCTGGACCCCATACGGCTGCTTCATCGATCGCCCTGGCGACTTTGACCCTCGCTTTTTCAACATGTCTCCGAAAGAAGCCGTGCAGACAGACCCCATGCAGCGCCTGGCTCTTGTCACCGCGTACGAGGCCCTGGAAATGTCTGGATATGTCGCCAATCGAACTCGCTCAACAGCCCTGAATCGCATTGGAACCTTCTATGGCCAGACGAGCGATGATTACCGGGATGTAAATGCCTCACAGGATATTGGAACCTATTTCATAACTGGCGGAATCCGTGCATTTGGACCT GGACGAATCAATTACTATTTTAAATTCGAGGGCCCGAGTTTTAGCGTCGACACTGCCTGTTCCTCGAGTTTGGCTGCAATCCAGCTCGGATGCACGTCGCTCTGGAGTGGTGATTGTGACACAGCAGTGGCCGGTGGATTGAGCGTGCTCACCTCGCCCGACCTCTTCTCGGGCTTGAGTCGAGGCCAGTTTCTCTCGCAAACCGGATCATGCAAGACCTTTGACAATGCCGCCGATGGCTATTGCCGCGCCGATGGTGTTGGGACAGTGGTTATCAAAAGGCTTGGTGACGCGGAGCTCGATAATGACAATATCCTGGCTGTGATTCTTGGTGCCGCTACAAACCACTCAGCACAGGCAATCAGCATCACGCACCCGCATGCCGGGACCCAGTCTAACCTGTATCGTGAGATCCTGCAGCAGTCCGGTGTTGATCCCTTTGATGTTGGCTATATCGAGATGCATGGAACCGGGACGCAGGCCGGGGATGGAACAGAGATGCGCTCTGTGACAGATGTATTCGCCCCTGCGCGTCCTGCTCGACCCGCAAATAACCCGTTGTATGTGGGAGCTATCAAG GCGAATATAGGTCATGGAGAAGCC TCATCTGGAGTCGCATCCCTGATCAAGTCCATTCTGATGTTCAAGACAGGATTCATCCCCCCACATGTTGGGATCAAGCATGAGGTCAACAAAGGATTTCCCGATCTCGAGGCGAGGAA TGTCCGAATCGCGCTGGACAAAACCCCGTTGCCAGCGCCCAGGGGCCCGAAGAGAACGGTGCTGGTCAATAATTTCAGCGCTGCT GGTGGCAATACTGCATTATTGATCCAGGAGCCCCCGAAGCCCGGGACTCGCGAGAAAGAGGACCTTCGTCCCTCGCACGCCGTCACTGTCTCCGGACATACCGCGTCAGCGTTGACAAACAACCTAGAGAACTTGATCACGCACATTACCGGAAACCCAGACATCGTGCCAGGAGACCTGAGCTATACGACAACTGctcgccgaagccaccaCGCGTTTCGGTTCACCGTCGCTGAGCCCACGACGGAACGCATCCGAGTCGCTCTACAGAACAAGCGGGGGTTGACCCCATCCAATGCACTTCTGTCGACCCAGAAACGTTCAGTGATATTTGCTTTCACTGGCCAGGGTGCAACCTACCCTAGCCTGGGTCAGGAGCTTTACGCAACATCGCCTCAATTCCGCGCGGACATCTCGCTCTTCGACGGAATTGCGAGGCAGCAGGGATATCCATCTTTCCTCTCCCTTGTTGACGGGAGCATCTCTGATATCAGTCAGCTCTCGGCCATTCAGACCCAGGTTGGACTTGTATCCGTTCAGATTGCTCTATCTCGCCTGTGGCGCTCATGGGGGGTCAAGCCGACAGCGGTCATCGGCCACAGCCTCGGGGAGTACGCGGCTCTCCAAGTGAGTGGCGTTCTGTCCATCAGCGATGCTATATTCCTCGTTGGCCACAGGGCACGCCTTCTAGAAACTCGCTGCCGACCGCATACCCATTCCATGCTGGCCGTGTCAGGGACATCTGCAGCCCTTCAGCCGCTGTTGGCAACTTTCTCCGAGGATGTCCAAGTTGCATGCTCAAACAGCCCTCGGGAAACCGTCTTTGCCGGCAGGCGAGAGGTgattgatgatctggacGTGCACTTATCCGGCGCAAAGATTCGCTGCACTAAGCTGCAAGTTCCCTTTGCGTTCCACTCGGCCCAGGTTGATCCCATTCTTGATGACCTGGAAGAGGTTGCCAGGGCGATCAATTTCGGTGCACCGCAGATTCCCATCTTGAGTTCCTTCCTCGGTCGTCCGCTGggggtggatgatgggaTTGATGCGACTTATATACGCCAGCACTGCCGACACACAGTCCAGTTTGCCAGTGCCGTGGAGATCGCGCAAGATCGGGGCCTGGTCAACGAAACCTCGGTGTTCATTGAGATCGGTCCCCATCCAATCTGTCTGGGCATGATTCGAGACGTGCTGGGAGACTCCCATCTCAAGCTTCCCACGTTGAGACGGAAAGATAGCCCATGGAAGGTGATTGCGAGCGGTTTGGCTTCCTTGCACGACCAGGGCTTCTCGATCAATTGGTCCGAGTATCACCGCGACTTCGACCACACGCATCGTCTTCTCACTCTTCCTGCATATGCCTTTGACAACAAACGCTACTGGGCGGACTATCGGAATGACTGGACGCTTCGAAAAGGGGATGCCTTGCCCGCTCTTGAACCTTCCAACAAGGGGGTTGAAGAGCCCCCGAAAAAGCTGTCAGGCTCTGTTCATCGGGTTGTGAAAGAAGATTACAGTGCGTCTGATCCGATCGCCATCTTCGAAACGGATCTCTGGGATCCCAAGCTTCATGCTGCTGTCAGTGGACATCGCGTCAATGGTGCCGCTCTCTGTCCGTCG TCCATCTACGCAGATGTTGCTCAGACGATTGCTCATCATATCCAGCAACAGAAGCAATCGGGAATAGACTTATCTGGCCTCAATGTCACCAGCATGGAGGTTGTACAGCCATTGATCATCAAGGCACCCAGACAAGACGAGAACCGCATCCTGCGAGTTACTGCGCACATCGACAAAGCGTCGAAAGCAGTGCGTCTGGAATATGCTTCAACTACGCCCGATCGAAAGGCGGCAACCAAGCATGCCAACTGTGTTGTCGTGTTTGGGTCACAGGAGAAGTGGCTTCGGCGTTGGTCGCATAGCCTTCATTTGGTACAAGGGCATATCAACGAACTGGAAAAGAAGGCGACTCGGGGAGAAGTCAGCAAGGTTACCAGTCGCCTGGCCTATCGCCTTTTCAGCAGCCTGGTGGACTATGCGCCAGAGTACCAGAGAATGAGTCAGGTTCTCCTGGCGAGCAGCCTGTACGAGGCTTCTGCCGCGGTCAGCCTGGATGATCGAGGTGACGACGCCTTGTTTCAATGCAGTCCCTACTGGATCGATTCGTTGGCCCACCTTTCAGGCTTCGTCATGAATGGCAATGAGAACATCAACTACCAGGAAGCTGTATACATCTCCCATGGATGGGAGAGTATGCGCTTTGCCAGGCCACTGGTATCTGGCGGTCAATATCAAACCTACGTTCGAATGTTGCCCGCTGATAAGACAATGTTTGGCGGCGATGTCTGGATCTTGCACGAGGGGGAAATCGTCGGGTTGATCGAAGACCTCCGATTCCAACGTGTCCCACGTACCGTTCTCGACAtgcttcttccaccagctgccgtcaaggccgccTCGAACAGGAAGCCTCCTCAACCGACTGTTCCAAAACCCCAAACTTCAATCCCGAAAGCCAAGAGCAGCCCAATCCAGGAGGTCGAACGCCAGGTTGGACAGTCAGCTGGCTCTCTACTCGACTTGATCGCCGAGGAGCTTGGTCTACCGGCATCCGAGATCTCTCCCGAAGATAACCTGACTGCGCTGGGACTGGACTCCCTGATGGCGTTGACAATTGTTGGCCGGCTGCGTGAGGCGTTTGACATTGATCTTTCCCACAGTGAATTCCTCGAACTGTCTACCGCCTCTCAACTTCTAGGTTTCTTGAATCGAGAATATGGGTTACTTAGGGTCGAGAGTAATGCAGTGAGTGCAGGCCATCCAAGTGATCATAATGCGCCCTACAGTTCGTCCCCATCTTCGGCGTCTTCTTTGATTGAAGTCCCTACACCGGATAGCACGGTGGACGATACCATACGTCTCGTGCGGTCTGTCATCTTGGAGGAGACTGGTCttgctgaggatgagctggaggtgaCAGCAGACCTGGGGTCTTTGGGAATCGACTCCTTGATGAGCTTGACTGTCCTGGGGAAGCTTCGAGAAGAGGGCGTTCAGCTTCCTATGGATTTCTTCCTGCAAAATTTGACGATGAACGAGGTTTCACGAGCTCTAGTTGGGGGGAACGATGATCTGCGGCCCGAAGCCATTGCAGTCTCCACTGACGAGAGACGCCCTGAAGCAAAATCCATTCTTCTCCAGAGACGGGCTAATCCAGCCACCAATAAGAAGCTGTTTCTGTTCCCTGATGGCTCAGGATCCCCGACGTCCTATGCAGCACTGGAGCAGCTTCACGCGGACTTCGACGTGTACGGTCTAGTATGTCCCTTCGTCAATGACTCGGCTCGCTACACTACCGGCATCGAGGATGTTGTCAGAATATACCTGTCTGCAATCAGAAGCCACAGTCCTTCCGGCCCATACCATCTTGGCGGCTGGTCCGTTGGGGGTGTCCTTGCGTACGAAGCGTCAAAGCAACTCATTGAAGCCGGTGAGGACGTGCACGACCTTATCCTCATCGACGCGCCATGTCCCACAGTATTGCCTCCCATGTCTGCATCTCTGATCGAGTTTCTCAACTCCATTGGCGTCCTAGACCAAGTGCAAAGCGATGGTGCCAGAACGCCCGATACAAAACGCCAACTTGTCCTTGACCACTTCGACGCAACGGTCAAGAACCTAGGCTCCTACGACCCGGCTCGCTCGCCACTACCGGCTCATTCATCGCCCCGTACGTCCATTATATGGGCTCAAGAAGGCGTATGTAATGGACTAAGTGACCCACGGCTGAAAGCGAACCCTTCCCTGGCGGCAGATGCCACCGCGAGCTGGATTCTAGACAAGCGCACCGACTTTGGCACCCGAGGATGGGAGTCTCTTGTGTCACCCAAGGAtattgctttcttttctgttccCGGGAACCATTTCACTATGATGCAACCCGCAAAT ATCGGAGAACTTTCAAAACAGTTACAACTCAGCCTCGCTTCAGCCAATTCATAG
- a CDS encoding Zn(II)2Cys6 transcription factor (COG:S;~EggNog:ENOG410Q1SV;~InterPro:IPR036864,IPR001138;~TransMembrane:1 (o519-540i);~antiSMASH:Cluster_2.17;~go_function: GO:0000981 - DNA-binding transcription factor activity, RNA polymerase II-specific [Evidence IEA];~go_function: GO:0008270 - zinc ion binding [Evidence IEA];~go_process: GO:0006355 - regulation of transcription, DNA-templated [Evidence IEA]), whose product MESRKVRLGAKACQSCRRRKVRCQVDTGMTKCRACCRRSSVCLPINFPPSTDAQQALATGPPLERARESDIPTDSLFDGLTGLPTSGLRTPETTTLLPPLLQDFTTSFDSDHTAADPFSSLLCFSLPRSLVSRPGSSPFSIFSPEGKQWLHKAVGEEPFNWDVLSPFAFGPPDAVSGDSTGPRLPQQFIPLPSKDVARSLLHTYFHGFNSFCPTFEETDFMLGFELEYPISPESSEKWACLNAALALGCLLDQHSHSKAWLFWKNATLSWEAFITHAPSLLSAQALVAMTLYLMGTFHSNPSSTMVPMAIRMLSGLSPKQEGLSNQFQFVSMVTRALDIDHALQAGMPPTDLGVDQFVDPQTFTALEDPNLAFDCYPTICRLVEIKEDIYRQLYSIVAQSKSDFEAIITVGELDTRLEQWKNDIPEKYRPGHPRAQDTIKQGISDTLLHIHISYFNCVLIIHRRSFSTTTWSTTLNALPTTHHAIRSANPRVLKSTLLCAEAARATLRLVKNIPKDNPLIRGVMLNYVIFALKLFVILTVQDPRSSRPRADILLMRNLEDTLSAIPLTGEDNSIQKLIKYCAGYRHVAERAINTVLPRKRRREDYETGQDVP is encoded by the exons ATGGAGTCCCGAAAAGTACGTCTCGGAGCTAAG GCTTGTCAATCGTGCCGGCGGCGCAAGGTGCGATGCCAAGTTGACACTGGCATGACCAAATGTCGCGCTTGTTGCAGAAGATCGTCCGTGTGTCTTCCGATCAACTTTCCCCCGTCGACGGACGCCCAGCAAGCTCTAGCCACTGGGCCGCCgttggagagggcgagagagAGCGACATCCCAACAGATTCACTGTTTGATGGTCTCACAGGGCTACCAACTTCGGGCCTGCGAACCCCTGAAACCACCACCCTCTTACCCCCGCTTCTGCAGGACTTTACCACTAGTTTCGATTCAGATCATACCGCCGCAGATCCATTCTCGTCACTACTTTGCTTTTCACTCCCTCGGTCGCTGGTTAGCCGTCCTG GTTCATCGCCGTTTTCAATATTCTCACCAGAAGGTAAGCAATGGCTGCACAAGGCCGTAGGTGAGGAACCCTTCAACTGGGATGTCCTCTCGCCTTTCGCCTTTGGCCCTCCTGATGCGGTGTCCGGCGACAGCACCGGACCTCGCCTCCCTCAACAGTTCATCCCCCTTCCGTCAAAAGATGTTGCTCGATCTTTATTACACACATATTTTCATGGCTTCAACTCGTTCTGTCCGACTTTTGAAGAAACCGATTTCATGCTCGGGTTCGAATTAGAGTACCCAATCAGCCCAGAATCCTCCGAGAAATGGGCATGCTTGAATGCCGCACTTGCGCTAGGGTGCCTGCTGGATCAACACTCTCATTCGAAAGCATGGCTGTTTTGGAAAAATGCGACGCTTTCATGGGAGGCTTTCATCACCCATGCTCCAAGCCTGCTGTCTGCACAGGCGCTAGTGGCCATG ACATTGTACCTTATGGGTACCTTCCATAGTAATCCATCTAGCACGATGGTACCAATGGCCATTCGGATGCTTAGTGGACTCTCGCCCAAACAAGAGGGCTTGTCGAATCAGTTCCAATTCGTCAGCATGGTCACTCGAGCTTTAGATATAGA CCACGCTCTACAAGCTGGAATGCCACCCACCGACCTTGGAGTTGACCAGTTCGTCGACCCTCAGACTTTCACGGCGCTCGAAGACCCAAATCTGGCGTTCGACTGCTACCCAACCATCTGCCGACTAGTAGAAATCAAAGAAGACATCTATCGCCAGCTGTATTCCATCGTCGCGCAAAGCAAGAGCGACTTCGAGGCTATTATAACAGTAGGCGAGCTCGACACTCGCCTGGAGCAGTGGAAGAACGACATTCCTGAGAAATACCGCCCGGGCCATCCCAGGGCCCAAGATACCATCAAACAAGGCATCTCTGATACCCTCTTGCATATCCATATCAGCTACTTCAATTGTGTACTAATTATCCACCGCCGCTCATTCTCTACCACAACCTGGTCAACAACCCTCAATGCACTCCCTACCACGCACCATGCGATTCGCTCTGCAAATCCTCGCGTCCTGAAATCAACCCTGCTTTGCGCCGAAGCCGCTCGTGCAACGTTACGACTCGTCAAGAATATTCCGAAAGACAATCCATTAATCAGAGG GGTAATGCTCAACTACGTCATCTTCGCACTAAAgctcttcgtcatcctcacCGTGCAAGATCCACGAAGTTCTCGCCCCCGTGCAGATATCCTATTGATGCGCAATCTAGAAGACACACTTTCTGCGATTCCTCTCACTGGAGAAGATAACAGTATTCAGAAGCTCATTAAGTATTGTGCCGGGTATCGACATGTCGCAGAGCGGGCTATTAATACGGTTCTtccgagaaagagaaggagggaggaTTATGAGACGGGGCAGGATGTGCCTTAG
- a CDS encoding cytochrome P450 (COG:Q;~EggNog:ENOG410PIKC;~InterPro:IPR001128,IPR002401,IPR036396;~PFAM:PF00067;~SMCOG1034:cytochrome P450;~TransMembrane:1 (o20-41i);~antiSMASH:Cluster_2.17;~go_function: GO:0005506 - iron ion binding [Evidence IEA];~go_function: GO:0016705 - oxidoreductase activity, acting on paired donors, with incorporation or reduction of molecular oxygen [Evidence IEA];~go_function: GO:0020037 - heme binding [Evidence IEA];~go_process: GO:0055114 - oxidation-reduction process [Evidence IEA]) — MDPHFYSSAIEVNMAVDLGANNWIFLLGATVAVFIGIRLLPKRANVPIYSRHSGWRGPWKDSLEYLHDSAGTLRAGYQKFSRHGQFFQLRTPIRWVVVVPPNLVDEIRTAPATHLSAKESANDVLQTRYTVSPIVEANKFHFHIVKTHLTPSLENKIDEIRNEIQLSFGDEIGHPTDWTPVVMSRAAHRIATRTANRLLVGAPLCQNEEYTDMSIKYTVDVFGGADKLRAWPKCLRSTVSQFVTNVKERQRVARRHLIPYIEARLQQEKERLDDKPPVDSLQWVMDAAPDPSERDPERLMFRLLHLNVAAVHTTSSTFLNAMLDLAFYTDAHAELRIEIESAVKEHGWSGRALSQMRKLDSFLTESQRLSPIASSQMTRAVIKDFTFSDGTTVPRGSYVLAPMYAMYLDDTIYPNASNFDAFRFSKLRAQPGHENRHQFVTTSPTHINFGHGKDACPGRFFAAHEIKLLLAHTLLSYEIRLEDPTKLPEPSWYDRSRKPSQTARVLFRRR, encoded by the exons ATGGATCCGCATTTCTATTCGTCTGCAATCGAGGTAAACATGGCTGTCGACTTAGGTGCAAACAATTGGATATTCCTGCTGGGGGCAACTGTTGCTGTTTTCATTGGCATCCGCTTGCTCCCCAAGCGGGCGAATGTCCCCATCTATAGCAGGCATTCGGGGTGGCGAGGGCCCTGGAAGGATTCCTTGGAGTATCTCCACGACAGTGCTGGGACGCTGAGGGCTGGCTATCAGAAG TTCTCTCGCCATGGACAGTTCTTTCAACTTCGGACCCCCATCCGCTGGGTGGTAGTTGTGCCGCCCAATTTGGTGGATGAAATTCGCACCGCGCCAGCAACACATCTGAGTGCTAAAGAGTCGGCTAATGAT GTGTTGCAAACTAGATACACGGTGTCCCCCATCGTCGAGGCAAACAAGTTCCATTTCCACATTGTCAAAACGCATCTCACGCCCAGCCTGGAGAACAAGATCGATGAAATTCGCAACGAAATTCAATTGTCCTTTGGAGACGAGATCGGCCACCCGACTG ATTGGACGCCGGTGGTCATGTCAAGAGCAGCTCATCGGATCGCAACTCGAACTGCTAATCGACTGCTGGTCGGGGCACCGCTATGTCAGAATGAAGAGTACACCGACATGTCTATCAAGTATACAGTGGATGTGTTTGGAGGCGCCGATAAGCTTCGCGCCTGGCCCAAGTGTCTTCGCTCAACGGTCAGTCAGTTCGTGACTAACGTCAAAGAACGGCAGAGGGTGGCTCGGAGACATCTCATCCCTTACATTGAGGCTCGCCTTCAGCAAGAAAAAGAGCGATTGGATGACAAGCCCCCTGTTGATTCCCTTCAATGGGTCATGGATGCCGCCCCCGATCCCAGTGAAAGAGACCCAGAGCGGCTCATGTTCCGTCTGCTGCACTTGAACGTGGCTGCAGTGCACACGACCAGCAGCACCTTTCTCAACGCGATGTTGGATCTGGCCTTCTATACCGATGCTCACGCAGAGCTCCGAATTGAGATTGAGAGCGCAGTGAAGGAGCACGGATGGTCGGGGCGAGCATTGAGTCAGATGCGGAAGCTGGACAGCTTTTTGACTGAAAGCCAGAGGCTTTCCCCGATCGCCAGCT CGCAAATGACTCGCGCGGTGATCAAAGACTTCACATTCTCCGACGGCACCACAGTCCCCAGAGGCTCTTATGTCCTGGCCCCAATGTACGCGATGTACCTAGACGACACCATCTATCCTAATGCCTCGAACTTCGATGCTTTCCGCTTTTCTAAACTTCGAGCGCAGCCCGGCCACGAAAATCGGCACCAGTTTGTGACTACTTCGCCGACACACATCAACTTCGGACACGGCAAGGACGCGTGCCCTGGGCGCTTCTTCGCAGCACATGAAATCAAATTACTGTTGGCTCATACGTTGCTGAGCTATGAGATACGTCTTGAGGATCCGACCAAGCTCCCGGAGCCTTCTTGGTATGATCGTTCTCGAAAGCCCAGCCAGACTGCGCGCGTTCTGTTCCGCAGGCGTTAA